One window from the genome of Elaeis guineensis isolate ETL-2024a chromosome 5, EG11, whole genome shotgun sequence encodes:
- the LOC140857839 gene encoding uncharacterized protein — protein MASARRVSLIVAASVGAVEALKDQAGLCRWNYALRSLQQRAKSNMGSLAQTRRMSSSSNIEMIKGREGIDEKAKRSEDSLRKVMYLSCWGPN, from the coding sequence ATGGCCTCTGCGAGGAGGGTTTCTTTGATTGTGGCAGCAAGCGTGGGGGCAGTGGAAGCTCTCAAAGATCAAGCGGGGCTTTGCCGATGGAACTATGCCCTCAGGTCTCTCCAACAGCGAGCCAAGAGTAACATGGGATCGTTGGCTCAGACCAGAAGGATGTCTTCTTCTTCTAACATTGAAATGATTAAAGGAAGGGAAGGGATCGATGAGAAAGCCAAACGGTCTGAGGATTCACTTAGGAAAGTCATGTACTTGAGCTGTTGGGGTCCCAATTAG